The following are encoded in a window of Cupriavidus oxalaticus genomic DNA:
- the metG gene encoding methionine--tRNA ligase: MTARRILVTSALPYANGQIHIGHLVEYIQTDIWVRFQRMMGNEVYYVGADDTHGTPVMLRAEKEGITPKQLIDRVWTEHKRDFDSFLVSFDNYYSTDAEENRELCEKIYLALKAEDLIAERDVEQFFDPVKNMFLPDRFIKGECPKCGAKDQYGDSCEVCGTTYVPTDLKNPYSVVSGATPVRKSSTHFFFKLSDPRCETFLREWVADLAQPEAANKMQEWLGGEGEASTLSDWDISRDAPYFGFEIPGAPGKYFYVWLDAPIGYYASFRNLAQQRGIDFDAWVGPHSTAEQYHFIGKDILYFHTLFWPAMLRFSGYRTPTNVFAHGFLTVDGAKMSKSRGTFITAQSYIDTGMNPEWLRYYFAAKLNASMEDLDLNLDDFIARVNSDLIGKYVNIASRAAGFLVKRFEGKVDEAALAHPLLEQLRQAAPQIAQLYEAREYSKALRQVMELTDTVNAFVDTEKPWELAKDESKRAALHAACSVSLEAFRLLTVYLKPVVPNVAAGVERFLNVEPLDWRAIDKQLSAASPVQAYQHLMTRVDARQVDALLAANRESLQATAAPAAAAPSIEPVAETISIDDFAKVDLRVARIVECQKVEGSNKLLQLTLDLGEGKTRNVFSGIQSAYTPEQLVGKLTVVVANLAPRKMKFGMSEGMVLAASAADEKAAPGLYILEPHSGAVPGMRIR, from the coding sequence ATGACCGCACGTCGCATCCTCGTCACATCCGCCCTGCCTTACGCCAACGGCCAGATCCATATCGGCCACCTGGTGGAATACATCCAGACCGATATCTGGGTGCGTTTCCAGCGCATGATGGGCAACGAGGTCTACTACGTCGGCGCCGACGACACGCACGGCACCCCGGTGATGCTGCGCGCCGAGAAGGAAGGCATCACCCCGAAGCAGCTGATCGACCGCGTCTGGACCGAGCACAAGCGCGATTTCGACAGCTTCCTGGTATCGTTCGACAACTACTACAGCACCGACGCGGAAGAAAACCGCGAGCTGTGCGAGAAGATCTACCTGGCCCTCAAGGCCGAGGACCTGATCGCCGAGCGCGATGTCGAGCAGTTCTTCGACCCGGTCAAGAACATGTTCCTGCCGGACCGCTTCATCAAGGGCGAATGCCCGAAGTGCGGCGCCAAGGACCAGTACGGCGACTCGTGTGAAGTCTGCGGCACTACGTACGTGCCGACCGACCTGAAGAACCCGTACTCGGTGGTGTCGGGCGCCACGCCGGTGCGCAAGTCGTCGACGCACTTCTTCTTCAAGCTGTCCGACCCGCGCTGCGAGACCTTCCTGCGCGAATGGGTGGCCGACCTGGCGCAGCCCGAGGCCGCCAACAAGATGCAGGAATGGCTGGGCGGCGAGGGCGAGGCCTCGACGCTGTCCGACTGGGACATCTCGCGCGATGCGCCCTACTTCGGCTTCGAGATCCCCGGCGCGCCTGGCAAGTATTTCTATGTGTGGCTGGACGCCCCGATCGGCTACTACGCCAGCTTCAGGAACCTGGCGCAGCAGCGCGGCATCGACTTCGACGCCTGGGTCGGCCCGCACTCGACCGCCGAGCAGTACCACTTCATCGGCAAGGACATCCTCTACTTCCACACGCTGTTCTGGCCGGCGATGCTGCGCTTCTCGGGCTACCGCACCCCGACCAACGTGTTCGCGCACGGCTTCCTGACCGTGGACGGCGCCAAGATGAGCAAGTCGCGCGGCACCTTCATCACCGCGCAGAGCTACATCGACACCGGCATGAACCCCGAATGGCTGCGCTACTACTTCGCCGCCAAGCTCAACGCGAGCATGGAAGACCTGGACCTGAACCTGGACGACTTCATCGCCCGCGTCAACAGCGACCTGATCGGCAAGTACGTCAATATCGCCAGCCGCGCGGCGGGCTTCCTGGTCAAGCGCTTCGAAGGCAAGGTCGACGAGGCCGCGCTGGCGCACCCGCTGCTGGAACAGCTGCGCCAGGCCGCGCCGCAGATCGCGCAGCTGTATGAAGCGCGCGAGTACAGCAAGGCGCTGCGCCAGGTGATGGAGCTGACCGACACGGTCAACGCCTTCGTCGACACCGAGAAGCCGTGGGAACTGGCCAAGGACGAAAGCAAGCGCGCCGCGCTGCATGCCGCCTGCTCGGTGTCGCTGGAAGCCTTCCGCCTGCTGACGGTGTACCTGAAGCCGGTGGTGCCGAACGTGGCCGCCGGCGTCGAGCGCTTCCTGAACGTCGAGCCGCTCGACTGGCGCGCGATCGACAAGCAGCTGTCCGCGGCCAGCCCGGTGCAGGCCTACCAGCACCTGATGACGCGCGTCGATGCCAGGCAGGTCGATGCGCTGCTGGCGGCCAACCGCGAGTCGCTGCAGGCGACGGCGGCGCCCGCCGCCGCGGCACCGTCGATCGAGCCGGTGGCCGAGACCATCTCCATCGACGATTTCGCCAAGGTAGACCTGCGCGTGGCAAGGATTGTGGAATGCCAGAAGGTCGAAGGCTCCAACAAGCTGCTGCAGCTGACGCTGGACCTGGGCGAAGGCAAGACCCGCAATGTGTTCTCGGGCATCCAGTCGGCCTACACGCCGGAGCAGCTGGTCGGCAAGCTGACCGTGGTGGTGGCCAACCTGGCACCGCGCAAGATGAAGTTCGGCATGTCCGAGGGCATGGTGCTGGCGGCATCGGCGGCTGACGAAAAGGCCGCGCCGGGCCTGTACATCCTGGAGCCGCACAGCGGCGCCGTGCCGGGCATGCGCATCCGCTAA
- a CDS encoding acetyl-CoA carboxylase family protein, protein MKKLLIANRGEIALRVQRAARDLGIATVAVYAADDHASRHRLLADEAVALPGQGAAAYLDIPAILAAARDTGCDAIHPGYGFLSERADFASACAAAEIIFVGPQPEQLALFGDKGRALALAARCGVPVMPATTGGASLEAVTAFFDEQDGAGIVLKAVGGGGGRGMRVVREREALPEAYARCRSEARSAFGVDAIYAERLVARARHIEVQIAGDGHSVIALGERDCTLQRRFQKVVEIAPSPALDPALRRRIVEAACKLAREARYRSLGTFEFLVEEPEHGTRQDGAALPFVFIEANPRLQVEHTVTEQVTGVDLVAVQLGLAQGHSLAETGLDPQQPPRVRGYAIQVRVNAESTDAQGLARPAQGRLERFDPPCGPDVRVDTHGYTGYAPSPHYDTLLAKLIVTSASDRFGDAVRRLQRALAEFNIAGIDTNLDLLRALAEREDFASQQLHTRYLEAALPALLERAAQIAAQDAARQALSGGAPATVAAAASTASFDEQLGEGLCAVRAPMAGRVIELAAENALVKAGQTVAVLDAMKMEHAIVAERAGRVIDLRTDAGAQVAEGQVMLVLEPADAGAHAEGEAERTDPSAIRADLQRVLDRHAFLYDAARPDAVARRRARGQRTARENIDDLCDAGSFREYGGLAVAAQASRRSEADLIANTPADGLITGTGAVNGSLFAPERARCAVLAYDATVLAGTQGKRNHTKTDRILEVALQNRLPTVIFAEGGGGRPGDVDFPTVAGLYQPSFAAFAQLSGEVPVVGIASGRCFAGNAALLGCCDLIIATRNANIGMAGPAMIEGGGLGVYRPEDIGPAAVQYHNGVADLLVDDEAAAVAAARHYLSMFQGRVAAWQAPEPLALRHVVPENRLRVYDTRAAITGVADAGSVLELRAGFGTGIHTALARIEGRPVGILANNPRHLGGAIDADAADKAARFMQLCNAHGLPIVSLIDTPGFMVGPEVEARAQVRHVSRMFVVGAKLRVPFLAVVLRKGYGLGAMAMAAGGFRAPSFTVSWPTGEFGGMGLEGAVRLGFRKELEALPAGPQRDALYQQLVAQMYERGHAINAAAALEIDAVIDPAATRQWLVSGLDAGAANPERPVRSYVDAW, encoded by the coding sequence GTGAAGAAGCTCCTGATCGCCAACCGCGGCGAGATCGCGTTGCGCGTGCAGCGCGCCGCCCGGGACCTTGGCATCGCCACCGTGGCCGTCTATGCGGCCGACGATCACGCCAGCCGGCATCGGCTGCTCGCCGACGAAGCCGTCGCGCTGCCGGGCCAGGGCGCCGCCGCCTACCTCGACATTCCCGCCATCCTCGCCGCCGCGCGCGACACCGGCTGCGACGCCATCCACCCCGGCTACGGCTTTCTCAGCGAACGCGCGGACTTTGCCAGCGCCTGCGCTGCGGCGGAAATCATCTTCGTCGGGCCGCAGCCCGAGCAGCTCGCGCTGTTCGGCGACAAAGGCCGCGCGCTGGCGCTGGCTGCGCGCTGTGGCGTGCCGGTGATGCCCGCCACCACGGGCGGCGCCAGCCTGGAAGCGGTCACCGCCTTCTTCGACGAGCAGGACGGCGCCGGCATCGTGCTCAAGGCCGTGGGCGGCGGCGGCGGGCGTGGCATGCGCGTGGTGCGCGAGCGCGAGGCGCTGCCCGAAGCCTATGCGCGCTGCCGCTCCGAGGCGCGCTCGGCGTTCGGCGTCGATGCGATCTATGCCGAACGGCTGGTCGCACGCGCGCGCCATATCGAAGTGCAGATCGCCGGCGACGGCCACAGCGTGATCGCGCTGGGCGAGCGCGACTGCACGCTGCAGCGCCGCTTCCAGAAGGTGGTCGAGATCGCGCCCAGCCCGGCACTGGACCCGGCGCTGCGCCGGCGCATCGTCGAGGCTGCCTGCAAGCTGGCGCGCGAGGCGCGCTACCGCAGCCTGGGCACGTTCGAGTTCCTGGTCGAAGAGCCCGAGCATGGCACCCGCCAAGACGGCGCCGCGCTGCCCTTTGTCTTTATCGAAGCCAATCCGCGCCTGCAGGTCGAGCACACCGTGACCGAACAGGTGACCGGTGTCGACCTGGTCGCCGTGCAACTGGGACTGGCACAAGGCCACAGCCTGGCCGAGACCGGCCTCGATCCGCAGCAGCCGCCACGCGTGCGCGGCTATGCCATCCAGGTACGGGTCAATGCAGAATCCACCGACGCGCAAGGGCTGGCACGGCCGGCGCAGGGGCGGTTGGAACGATTCGATCCGCCCTGCGGCCCCGACGTGCGCGTCGACACGCACGGCTATACCGGCTATGCGCCTTCGCCGCACTACGACACGCTGCTGGCCAAGCTGATCGTGACCTCGGCCAGCGACCGGTTCGGCGACGCGGTGCGGCGGCTGCAGCGCGCGCTGGCGGAATTCAATATCGCCGGCATCGATACCAACCTGGACCTGCTGCGCGCACTCGCGGAACGCGAAGACTTCGCCAGCCAGCAGCTGCACACCCGCTACCTGGAAGCGGCGCTGCCGGCGTTGCTGGAGCGTGCGGCGCAGATTGCCGCGCAGGACGCGGCCCGGCAAGCGCTGTCGGGCGGCGCTCCCGCCACCGTGGCGGCCGCGGCCAGCACGGCCAGCTTCGATGAACAGCTGGGCGAAGGCCTGTGCGCGGTGCGCGCGCCGATGGCCGGGCGCGTGATCGAACTGGCGGCGGAGAACGCACTGGTCAAGGCCGGCCAGACCGTCGCCGTGCTCGACGCGATGAAGATGGAGCACGCCATCGTGGCCGAGCGCGCCGGCCGCGTGATCGACCTGCGCACCGATGCGGGCGCGCAGGTGGCCGAGGGCCAGGTCATGCTGGTGCTGGAACCGGCCGATGCCGGGGCCCATGCCGAAGGCGAGGCCGAACGCACCGATCCGTCGGCCATCCGCGCCGACCTGCAGCGCGTGCTCGACCGCCACGCCTTCCTCTATGACGCCGCCCGCCCCGACGCGGTGGCACGACGCCGCGCACGCGGGCAGCGCACCGCGCGCGAGAACATCGACGACCTGTGCGATGCCGGCAGCTTCCGCGAATACGGCGGCCTGGCGGTGGCGGCACAGGCCAGCCGCCGCAGCGAAGCCGACCTGATCGCCAACACCCCCGCCGACGGCCTCATCACCGGCACCGGCGCGGTCAATGGCAGCCTGTTCGCGCCCGAGCGCGCGCGCTGCGCGGTGCTGGCCTATGACGCCACCGTGCTGGCCGGCACGCAGGGCAAGCGCAACCATACGAAGACCGACCGCATCCTGGAGGTGGCGCTGCAGAACCGCCTGCCGACGGTGATCTTTGCCGAAGGCGGCGGTGGCCGTCCGGGCGATGTCGACTTCCCCACCGTGGCCGGCCTGTACCAGCCCTCGTTTGCCGCCTTCGCGCAGCTGAGCGGCGAGGTGCCGGTGGTCGGCATCGCCTCCGGGCGCTGCTTTGCCGGCAATGCCGCGCTGCTGGGCTGCTGCGACCTGATCATCGCCACGCGCAACGCCAATATCGGCATGGCGGGCCCGGCCATGATCGAAGGCGGCGGCCTGGGCGTGTACCGGCCAGAGGACATCGGCCCGGCCGCGGTGCAGTACCACAACGGCGTGGCCGACCTGCTGGTCGATGACGAAGCCGCCGCGGTGGCGGCCGCCCGGCATTACCTGTCGATGTTCCAGGGCCGCGTTGCGGCATGGCAGGCGCCTGAGCCGCTGGCGCTGCGCCACGTGGTGCCGGAGAACCGCCTGCGCGTGTACGACACCCGTGCCGCGATCACCGGCGTGGCAGATGCCGGCAGCGTGCTGGAACTGCGCGCGGGCTTCGGCACCGGCATCCATACCGCGCTGGCGCGCATCGAGGGCCGGCCGGTCGGCATCCTGGCCAACAACCCGCGCCACCTCGGCGGCGCCATCGATGCCGACGCGGCAGACAAGGCCGCACGCTTCATGCAGCTGTGCAATGCGCATGGGCTGCCCATCGTCTCGCTGATCGATACGCCGGGCTTCATGGTCGGCCCCGAGGTCGAGGCGCGCGCGCAGGTGCGGCACGTGTCGCGCATGTTCGTCGTCGGCGCCAAGCTGCGCGTGCCGTTCCTGGCGGTGGTGCTGCGCAAGGGCTATGGCCTGGGTGCGATGGCGATGGCGGCCGGCGGCTTCCGCGCGCCGTCGTTCACGGTGTCGTGGCCGACCGGAGAATTCGGCGGCATGGGGCTGGAAGGTGCGGTCCGGCTGGGCTTCCGCAAGGAGCTGGAAGCGCTGCCGGCGGGCCCGCAGCGCGACGCGCTGTACCAGCAGCTGGTGGCGCAGATGTACGAGCGCGGCCACGCCATCAATGCCGCGGCGGCGCTGGAGATCGACGCGGTGATCGATCCCGCCGCCACGCGCCAGTGGCTGGTCAGCGGGCTGGATGCCGGCGCGGCGAATCCGGAGCGGCCGGTGCGCAGCTACGTCGACGCCTGGTAG
- a CDS encoding AMP-binding protein: MNEQAFFEDLEARHRKIWPAGLPTAPAYPHGEAPLGDYLRAWARKRPDHAALVWYGSTVTYAELDDLSERCAALLKADGIGAGDRVAVMMGNCPQFHVVFYGILKLGAVYVPVNPLFKEHELVYELNDAGATTIVVQDQLAPLLMSVRTQTPLRTIYTTSAGAMLPDQPTLPLPAGLDAPPVAVEGATDLLQALRQIAPASDLAPIDLDALAALNYTGGTTGLPKGCMHTQRDMVYTAAASYAMSGSADAGSLAEGSDEVMLNFLPMFWIAGENLGLISPVFSGATLVLLARWDPVAVMAAIERYRVNRTFLVVDNAVELMNHPECGRHDLRSLQHTRAASFIRKITPDIRQRWHALTGSIIAEGAWGMTETHTSDTFTTGMQTDDMDLRGRPVFVGLTVPGTRIKICDFDTGAVLPIGAEGEIVVSTPSLLKGYWGRPEVDAEVFRDGWFRTGDIGAYDEAGYLHFLGRRKEMLKVRGMSVFPSELEVLLSRHPAVLGSAVVGRDDADKGQVPVAFIRLRPEHADGTTADTVQAWCREQMAVYKVPEIRILPELPLTATGKVRKVELQALLDAEAGR, from the coding sequence ATGAACGAGCAAGCGTTCTTCGAAGACCTGGAAGCCCGGCATCGCAAGATCTGGCCCGCCGGCCTGCCCACCGCCCCGGCCTACCCGCACGGCGAAGCGCCGCTGGGCGACTACCTGCGCGCGTGGGCGCGCAAGCGGCCCGACCATGCCGCGCTGGTGTGGTACGGCAGCACCGTGACCTATGCCGAGCTCGACGACCTGTCCGAGCGCTGCGCCGCGCTGCTCAAGGCCGACGGCATCGGCGCGGGCGACCGGGTCGCAGTGATGATGGGCAACTGCCCGCAGTTCCACGTGGTCTTCTACGGGATTCTGAAACTGGGCGCGGTCTACGTGCCGGTCAACCCGTTGTTCAAGGAACACGAGCTGGTCTACGAGCTGAACGATGCCGGTGCCACCACCATCGTCGTGCAGGACCAGCTGGCGCCGCTGCTGATGTCGGTGCGCACGCAGACGCCGCTGCGCACCATCTACACCACCAGTGCCGGCGCGATGCTGCCGGACCAGCCCACGCTGCCGCTGCCGGCCGGGCTGGATGCGCCGCCGGTCGCCGTGGAAGGCGCCACCGACCTGCTGCAGGCACTGCGCCAGATCGCGCCAGCCAGCGACCTGGCGCCGATCGACCTCGATGCGCTCGCTGCCCTCAACTACACCGGCGGCACCACCGGCCTGCCCAAGGGCTGCATGCACACGCAGCGCGACATGGTCTACACCGCGGCGGCCTCGTATGCGATGTCCGGCAGCGCCGACGCTGGCAGCCTGGCAGAAGGCTCGGACGAGGTGATGCTGAACTTCCTGCCGATGTTCTGGATCGCCGGCGAGAACCTGGGGCTGATCAGCCCGGTCTTCAGCGGCGCCACGCTCGTGCTGCTGGCGCGCTGGGACCCCGTGGCGGTGATGGCCGCGATCGAGCGCTACCGCGTCAACCGCACCTTCCTGGTGGTGGACAACGCCGTCGAGCTGATGAACCACCCGGAATGCGGCCGCCACGACCTGCGTTCGCTGCAGCACACGCGCGCCGCCTCGTTCATCCGCAAGATCACGCCCGACATCCGCCAGCGCTGGCACGCGCTCACCGGCAGCATCATTGCCGAGGGCGCGTGGGGCATGACCGAGACCCATACCAGCGACACCTTCACCACCGGCATGCAGACCGACGACATGGACCTGCGCGGCCGCCCGGTCTTCGTCGGCCTGACCGTGCCGGGCACGCGCATCAAGATCTGTGACTTCGACACCGGCGCGGTGCTGCCCATCGGCGCGGAAGGCGAAATCGTGGTGAGCACCCCGTCGCTGCTCAAGGGCTACTGGGGCCGCCCGGAGGTCGACGCCGAAGTCTTCCGCGACGGCTGGTTCCGCACCGGCGATATCGGCGCGTATGACGAGGCGGGCTACCTGCACTTCCTCGGCCGCCGCAAGGAGATGCTGAAGGTGCGCGGCATGAGCGTGTTTCCGTCCGAGCTGGAAGTGCTGCTGTCGCGCCACCCGGCGGTGCTGGGCTCAGCGGTCGTGGGACGCGACGATGCCGACAAGGGCCAGGTTCCCGTGGCCTTTATCCGCCTGCGCCCCGAGCACGCGGACGGCACCACCGCCGACACGGTGCAGGCGTGGTGCCGCGAGCAGATGGCGGTCTACAAGGTGCCCGAGATCCGCATCCTGCCCGAGCTGCCGCTGACTGCCACCGGCAAGGTGCGCAAGGTCGAACTGCAGGCCTTGCTGGACGCCGAAGCCGGCCGCTGA
- a CDS encoding ABC transporter substrate-binding protein yields the protein MQPKLTAARRRCLLAGMLAAASLPLAHAAAPATGSLTVAFGAESTTLDPVKISAGVDHYFVGQIFEMLVRRNAALKDENWLAESWKLETGKDGKPVLDVRLRKGVRFHNGDPLTAEDFEFSWQRQRDPKGSFFSHYVSSIERFEIVDPHHFKLHFKEPDAQFIVGNMQLWAMPKKYIQKVGEEEFARKPVGTGPWKFVSRTVKDELKLEAFDGYWNKEKRPGVKDLTIKVIPEDLTRVAAFKTGKVDFIDNVPPAMVEEFKKMPGVKTVTLVSGNNLFLNFNTQMPKSPFNDVRVRQAAAHAIDVDAIIKRVLFGQGERYAQVGKESNGYDPALKPYPFDQKRARELLKQAGYPNGFDTPCYNLTTPREPGVKEVGEAMYAYLSSVGIRCQVRNLEYGAWISLGKRGRTGPPEMDGVLSWMWSQGLPGDPGLAWSGHLHSYQGGGGWGTYSYTNDPEVDALIEKQRQTMDPAARTDLLKQIARLKQERVLGGLPTYRPLVTFAWRDNKIDYVPWPIRDYWRSFQEVSWKQH from the coding sequence ATGCAACCGAAGTTGACTGCCGCCCGACGGCGGTGCCTGCTTGCCGGCATGCTGGCCGCAGCCAGCCTGCCGCTGGCCCACGCCGCCGCCCCCGCCACCGGCAGCCTCACCGTGGCGTTCGGCGCGGAATCGACCACGCTCGATCCGGTCAAGATTTCCGCCGGCGTCGACCACTATTTTGTCGGCCAGATCTTCGAGATGCTGGTGCGCCGCAATGCCGCGCTCAAGGACGAGAACTGGCTGGCGGAAAGCTGGAAGCTGGAGACCGGCAAGGACGGCAAGCCGGTGCTCGACGTGCGGCTGCGCAAGGGCGTGCGCTTCCACAACGGAGATCCACTGACCGCCGAGGACTTCGAGTTTTCCTGGCAACGCCAGCGCGACCCCAAGGGCAGCTTCTTCTCGCATTACGTGTCGTCGATCGAACGCTTTGAGATCGTCGACCCGCATCACTTCAAGCTGCATTTCAAGGAGCCCGACGCGCAGTTCATCGTCGGCAACATGCAGCTGTGGGCGATGCCAAAGAAGTACATCCAGAAGGTCGGCGAGGAAGAGTTTGCGCGCAAGCCCGTCGGCACCGGCCCGTGGAAGTTCGTCTCGCGCACGGTCAAGGACGAGCTGAAGCTGGAAGCCTTCGACGGCTACTGGAACAAGGAAAAGCGCCCGGGCGTCAAGGACCTGACCATCAAGGTGATCCCGGAAGACCTGACCCGCGTGGCGGCGTTCAAGACCGGCAAGGTCGATTTCATCGACAACGTGCCGCCCGCGATGGTCGAGGAGTTCAAGAAGATGCCGGGCGTGAAGACCGTCACGCTGGTGAGCGGCAACAACCTCTTTCTCAACTTCAACACGCAGATGCCGAAGTCGCCGTTCAATGACGTGCGCGTGCGGCAGGCGGCGGCGCATGCCATCGACGTCGACGCCATCATCAAGCGCGTGCTGTTCGGCCAGGGCGAGCGCTACGCGCAGGTGGGCAAGGAATCGAACGGCTACGATCCCGCGCTCAAGCCCTACCCCTTCGACCAGAAGCGCGCGCGCGAGCTGCTGAAGCAGGCGGGCTATCCCAACGGCTTCGACACGCCCTGCTACAACCTCACCACGCCGCGCGAGCCAGGCGTCAAGGAAGTCGGCGAAGCCATGTACGCTTACCTCAGCTCGGTCGGCATCCGCTGCCAGGTGCGCAACCTGGAATACGGCGCGTGGATCAGCCTCGGCAAGCGCGGCCGCACCGGCCCGCCTGAGATGGATGGCGTGCTGAGCTGGATGTGGTCGCAGGGCCTGCCCGGCGATCCCGGGCTGGCATGGTCCGGCCATCTGCACAGCTACCAGGGCGGCGGTGGCTGGGGCACGTACTCCTACACCAACGACCCCGAGGTCGACGCGCTGATCGAAAAGCAGCGCCAGACCATGGATCCGGCGGCGCGCACCGACCTGCTCAAGCAGATCGCCAGGCTGAAGCAGGAGCGCGTGCTGGGCGGCCTGCCGACCTACCGCCCGCTGGTCACCTTTGCCTGGCGCGACAACAAGATCGACTACGTGCCATGGCCGATCCGCGACTACTGGCGCTCGTTCCAGGAAGTGAGCTGGAAGCAGCACTGA
- a CDS encoding ABC transporter permease: protein MPIAKRLLHGLISILGASVIIFLISRLSGDPLALLLPADAPPDVIAQTRQHLGLDKPLVAQYLVFLSHAVTGDFGNSYRWQEPALGLILERLPATVELALAALGFSIAMAVPFGVLSAVYRGSWFDRFAKVFAMLGQAMPNFWVGLLLILFFAVQLNWLPAFGRDSWNSLVLPAIALGWYPVAAQTRVVRSAMLDVLDSDYIRMGRAMGLPEGVLVWKYALRNAAIPLVTILGVYFAAMLGGAFVVEVIFAWPGVGRTVVEAVFARDFPVVQAGVMLTSVLFVLSNLLVDLSYGLIDPRIRHA from the coding sequence ATGCCTATCGCGAAACGCCTGTTGCACGGGCTGATCAGCATCCTGGGCGCGAGCGTGATCATCTTCCTGATCTCGCGCCTGTCCGGCGATCCGCTCGCGCTGCTGCTGCCGGCCGATGCCCCGCCCGATGTCATCGCGCAGACGCGCCAGCACCTGGGCCTCGACAAGCCGCTGGTGGCCCAATACCTGGTGTTCCTGAGCCACGCCGTTACCGGGGACTTCGGCAACTCTTACCGCTGGCAGGAGCCGGCACTGGGCCTGATCCTGGAGCGGCTGCCGGCCACGGTGGAACTGGCGCTGGCCGCGCTGGGGTTCTCGATCGCGATGGCGGTGCCGTTCGGCGTGCTCTCGGCGGTGTACCGCGGCTCGTGGTTCGACCGCTTTGCCAAGGTTTTCGCCATGCTCGGGCAGGCCATGCCCAACTTCTGGGTCGGGCTGCTGCTGATCCTGTTCTTCGCGGTGCAGCTGAACTGGCTGCCGGCCTTCGGGCGCGACTCGTGGAACAGCCTGGTGCTGCCAGCGATCGCGCTGGGCTGGTATCCGGTGGCGGCGCAGACGCGGGTGGTGCGCTCGGCCATGCTCGACGTGCTCGACAGCGACTACATCCGCATGGGCCGCGCCATGGGCCTGCCGGAAGGCGTGCTGGTGTGGAAATACGCGCTGCGCAACGCGGCCATCCCGCTGGTCACGATCCTCGGCGTGTATTTCGCGGCGATGCTGGGCGGCGCTTTCGTGGTGGAAGTCATCTTCGCCTGGCCCGGCGTCGGCCGCACCGTGGTGGAGGCGGTGTTCGCGCGCGATTTCCCCGTGGTGCAGGCGGGCGTGATGCTCACCTC